The genomic segment CCCAACGTGCCCCAGCTGCTCAACCAGATCCTGCTCGTCGGCTCGGTGATCAGCCCCGCGGGCCTGGCGAACGCCGGGAAGATGGGCACCCAGTCCTTCGGCGCGGGCCCGTATGTCCTGGACACCGCCCACACGGCCACCGGCGACCACTACACGTACACCCCCAACCCCAACTACTGGGACAAGACGAAGATCCACTGGAAGAAGGTGATCATCAAGATCGTCGCCAACCCCAACTCGGCCCTCCAGGCCGTGAAGACCGGGCAGGCCGACGTCCTGGGCATCACCGCCAACCAGGTCGACACCGCCACCTCGGGCGGCCTCAGCGTGATCCGTTCGCCCAACGCCTTCCTCGGCATCGACCTCGTCGACCGTGACGGAGTCCTCTCCAAGCCCCTCAAGGACGTCCGGGTCCGGCAGGCCCTCAACTACGCGGTGGACCGCGAGAGCATCACCAAGGCCCTCTTCCAGCAGTACGGTCACGCCACCGACCAGATATCCCTCCCCGGCCTGGACGGTTTCGCCGCCGACTACGACAACCACTACTCCTACGACCCGGCGAAGGCCAAGCAGCTGCTCGCCGCCGCGGGGTACCCGAACGGGTTCCCGCTGCACATGGAGACGCAGAACTTCTTCGGCATCGACCTGGTCACCCAGGCCGTCGTCCAGCAGTGGAAGCAGATCGGCGTCACCGCCACCGTCACCACGGACACCAGCATCGGCCAGTGGCTGGGCAACGCCACCTCCAAGAAGTTCCCCGCGCTCGGGTTCGGCTACGGCGGCGCCTCCACCTACACGCTGTTGCTGGACTGGATGCTGCCGCACCCCACCGCGTTCAATCCGTTCGCCTCGCAGGATCCCGCACTGACCGCCATGCTGGCCACCGCCGCGGCCGCCCCCCAGGAGCAGCAGCCGGCGCTCTACCAGAACGTCATGCGCAGGGTCGTCGACCAGGCGTGGTTCGTCTCGGTGCTGCGGACCGACGGGATCTACGCCTTCAACAGCAAGAAGCTGAAGGGGTTCGCGGTGGCGCCCAGCTACCTTCCCGACCTCGCCTGGGCCACCGCGCCGAAGTAGTACCCGCCCCGGCCTCCTCGCCCTTTCCGCCCCGCGCCTCCCGTCTCCCGCCTGCCCGTTCCGGCCGGCGGGAGACGGGAGGCGCGCTTCGCCGTGGGGCCCGGCGGGCGGCGCACACCTGATCGTCTCTGATCAGTTCGCGCTCCCGTGCGCAGGTCGGCGCAGCGTGGCGGTCCGGTGACCGAGAGGTAGGCGACAACCCTTGCCAGCAACGGCCAACTGTGCTGATATTCGAACCTGCTTGCAGTGACAGCAGGTGCCCTCCCGAACACGCCGGGGCGAACTGGCGGCGCACGTACGGCGCCCAACGGAACAGCCGTCGGATCAGCTCTGCGGTAGCCAGCCCGGCCGCCCTCCCTCAAACGAGTGCCATGCCACAGGACTTCTTCGAACCGCGTCGGCCGGCCGGGCGGGCGCGGCCACCGGGCACGGCTCCGGGGTCCGAACCGGCACGCCGTGACAACGGCGCCTCCGCGTGGCCCGACGAAGTGATCCTGGCGGCCCCGCCGCCCGCCTCGCCCACACCGGTACGGATGCCCGGCGAGGACGAAGGGCGGTGCGGACGGGCCCGCCGGCCGGGTCTTCGATCCGCCCTGCGGAAACGATTACGGCTGCCGGGGCAACGTCCCTTCACCTCGGATTCCGGGGACAGTTCGGCGGGCCGCCGGTTCCTCGTCGGGGCCGCGATGACGACCGCCGTCGCGCTGATCGCCGCAGGCGTCGTGCTCGCCACGGTGAACCGCCAGCCGGACCATGCGCGGCCGCTCTCGGTACCCGTCGCGGGCAAGCCGTCCGGCCCCGCCGACACCGGACCGTCGTCCGGCGTCCGGGCCGAGACGGCCCGGTGGATCATCCGGAACGTCGGCCCCGGCCATGTGGTCGCCTGCGACGCCGCCATGTGCGGATCGCTCGCCGCGCTCGGCTTCCCCGCCTCCTCGACGGTGTGGGTGAAGGACAGCGCGCTGGAGCTGCAGAGCGCGGACGTCGCGGTCCTCACCTCGACGCTGCAGACCCGGCTGGGTCCCGCCGTCGGGGCGCTGACCGCCGCTCAGCCGCTCGCCGCGTTCGGCTCGGGCGCCCAGACGGTCACGATCCAGCCGGTGGCCCACGCCGGACGGGCCTCCTACGAACGGGCGATGGCCGCCGACCTCGCCGACCGCGGACTCGCGGGCCGGGCGCTCGCGGCGAACAGCCGCATCACCTTCGCCGCCGCGGCCCGCGTCCCGCTGGAGCAGGGACTGGTGGACATGCGGATCTGCGCGCTGCTCGCGACGCTGAGCAGCGGACACACCCTGACCGTCGAGTCCTTCGGGCCGGCCGCGCCCGGAGCCGGCGCCGGCGTCCCCCGCAACGGGGTGGAGATCTCCACCATCGACACGGTCTCCGCCATGGGGTCCGCCGAACCGGCGACCACCCTGCGGGCCCTCGTCGCGGCCCAACAGCCGCCGTACCGCCCGCTGCGGACCGCGAGCCGCGCGGCGCAGGCGGGGTCACCGGCGGTGCTCACCCTGCTCTACTCCCAGCCGGCGCCGGTCAATCCGCGGAACGGCGCGGCTCCGTGAACCTCATCCGGCGACGCGTACTCGACGACTCGCCTCCGACGACGCGTCTTCGACGACGCGCGTCCGACCACCACATCCGACCGTCGTATGCCAGAAGGGCCCCCTCGTATGACGCTTCCCGTCCGCAGACCCGCGGCCGTCCTGCTCTCGGCCGCACTGTGCACTGCCGTGCTGGCCGGTCCCGCCGCCGCGACCGCGAACGCGGCCCCCGCCCAGCCGGGCGGCTGGCTGCGGCTCGCCCACTTCTCGCCGGGCGCTCCGGCCGTGGACGTCTATCTGTATCCGTTCGGCGGCTCGAAGGCCGCGCTGGTGCTGAAGAACGTCGCGTACGGTGACGCCTCGCCGTACGAGACCGTGGCCGGCGGGCAGTACACGGTCGCGATGCGGGTGGCGGGTGCGGCGGCGTCCGTCGCTCCGGTCATCTCCGCCACCGTGCGGGTCGAGCAGGGGAAGGCCTACACGGTGGCCGGCCTCGGCCCGGGTAGCGCACTCGAACTGCGGACTCTCGACGACCAGCTCTCCGCGCCGCAGGACCGGGCCGGGATACGGGTGATCCAGGCGTCGCTGAGCCAGCCCTCCGTCGCCGTCCAGGTCGCGGACAACGGACCGAGCCGGCTGCGCTTCCCCACCTCGACCCCGTACAGCACGGTGCGCGCCGGAGCCACCGCCGTGAAGGTCACCGCGGGTTCGGCCAGCACCAGCCGGACGCTGCAGCTCGCGGGCCGCAGCACCCACACCCTGGTGGTGCTCTCCTCGTCGGGCGCCGCACCGAAGCTGCTCGACCTGACCGACTCCAGCGGGCCCGCCACCCAGCCGGGCGGCGGCGTCGAAGCGGGGCTCGGCGGTCTCAGCAAGCCAGCCGCCACGGCGACGGGCGCGGGCGGTTCGTCCTCCGGCCTGCCCGCGGTGGCCGGCTGGGCCGCCGCCCTGGTCCTGGGCCTCGGCGCGCTCCTCTTCGCCGCGCGGCGCCTGCGGCGGTCCTGAGCCCTGATGGGACGCCATGCCAGGCCCCGCCCGCCGCACCGGATCGCGCTCGGTTCGCTGGCGCTGCTCGGAGCGGCGTCGGCGGTCGGCGGCGCGGTGGGCCTCGGCCCGCACCTGATGCGCGCCGACGCGCCGGCCGGCGGTGACCGGGCGGTCCGGATGGCTGTCCCGGCGCCCGGTCCCGACCCGGTCGGCACGACGCCGCCGGGACCGTCGCCGGCCGTCGCGCCGCACCCCAGCTCGCTGTCCATCCCGGCCATCCAGCTGCGCACCGCCCTGGAGACCCTCGGACTGTCGCCCACCGGAACGCTCCAGGTTCCGGTGCGGCCGGAGCGGGCGGGCTGGTTCGACGGCGGCCCCGTCCCCGGCCAGGTGGGCCCCGCGGTCGTGGTGGGCCATGTCGACTCCGTCGACGGGCCCGCCGTGTTCGCCCGGCTGTCGTCGCTGCGGCCGGGCGACGTGATCACCGTGGGTCTCGGCGACGGCGGCAGCGTCCGCTTCCGGGTGACCGCGGTCCGGCGGTTCGCGAAGGACCGGTTCCCCACCGCCGAGGTGTACGGGCCGCAGCCGGATGCGCAGCTCCGGCTCATCACCTGCGGCGGGGCCTTCGACGGCCATCACTATCCCGACGACATCGTGGTCTTCGCCCGCCTCGCCGGCACCCCGTAGCCACGCCCTCTGGAAAATAGCTCTGACTACGAGCTAAAATTGCGCTATGACCGCAGCGGAGTTCCCCGACGCCCTCGCGGACGCGCTGGCCGGTGTGCAGCGGCTGATCCGGCGCCGGCTGCGCGGCGGGCTGACCGTCCCACGGCTGCGCGGCGCGCAGGTCGAACTCCTGCAACTGGTCGCGGCCCGTCCCGGCATCCGGGTGTCGGCCGCGGCCAAGGAGCTCTACCTCGCGGGCAATTCGGTCTCCACACTCGTCAACCAGCTGGTCCGGGACGGCTATCTGCTGCGCGAGACCGACCCGGACGACCGCCGCTCGGCACTGCTGCAGATCACTCCCGCGGCCAGAACGCGGCTGCGCGACTGGAAGTCCCGGCGCGACGCGCTGGTGCGCGAGCAGGTGGCGCGGCTCGACGCGGCCGACCGGGCGGCACTGGAGGCGGCGCTGCCGGCGCTGCGCAGACTCGCCCAGAACCTGCACGAGGAAGCGGAGGGGACATGACCGTCGATTCCGGAACCGCCGGCCAGGGGGCCATGGATCAGGAGGCCGTGGATCGGGCGGTCGTGGATCGGGCGGCGCACGCTCCCGGTCCCGCCGAACCCGACGCCGTCACCTGTAGCGGGCTGGAGTACGCCTTCGGCGAGACGAAGGCCGTCGACGGCCTCGACCTGTCGGTCCGCGCCGGTGAGGTCTTCGGGCTGCTCGGCCCGAACGGGGCCGGCAAGACCACCGCCATCCGCTGCATCACCACCCTGCTGCCGGTACCGGGCGGCATGGTGCGGGTCTTCGGGCACGACGTCGCCAAGGAGCGGATGGCGGTGCGTCGGCTGCTGGGCTACGTACCCCAACAGCTGTCCGCCGACTCCGGGCTGACGGGCCGTGAGAACGTGGCGCTCTTCGCCCGGGTCTTCGACGTGTCCCGCCGCGAACGGGCCGCCCGCGTCGGGCAGGCGCTGGAGGCGGTCGACCTCACCGACGCGGCCGACCGGCTGGCCAAGACGTACTCCGGTGGCATGATCCGCCGCCTCGAACTCGCCCAGGCGCTGGTCAGCGCGCCGCGGCTGCTGATGCTCGACGAGCCGACGATCGGCCTCGACCCGATCGCCCGCACCAGCGTGTGGGAGCACATCAACGCGGTACGGGCCGCCACGGGCATGACCGTCCTGGTGACCACGCACTACATGGACGAGGCCGACCAGTACTGCGACCGCGTCGCTCTCATGCACCGCGGCCGGATCCGCGCGCTCGGCACGGCCGACGAGCTCAGGTCCGATCTGAGGGACCGCCGCCGGGCATCCGGCGACGACGACGCGGCGCCGACGCTGGAGGACGTCTTCCGGGACGTCGCCGGCAGCGGCCTCGACGAGCAGGGAGGAGACTTCCGCGATGTCCGCAGCACCCGCCGCACCGCGTCCCGTGTCGGCTGAGAGCGCGCTCCCCGGCCGGCTGGACCTGCTGCTGGTCCCACCGCGCGCCCGCACCGGCTGGCGGGTGCTGCCCGCCAGGGTCGGCGCGATGTGCGTGGTCGAACTGCAGAAGCTGCGCCACGACCGCACCGAGCTGTACACCCGGGCCATCCAGCCCGCCCTGTGGCTGCTGATCTTCGGTGAGACGTTCACCCGGATCAAGGCCATCCCGACCGGCGGCATCCCGTACATCGACTACCTGGCGCCCGGCATCATCGCGCAGTCCGCGATGTTCATCGCCATCTTCTACGGGATCATGATCATCTGGGAACGCGACGCCGGGATCCTCACCAAACTGCTCGTCACCCCGACCCCGCGATCCGCCCTCATCACCGGCAAGGCGTTCGCGGCCGGGGTGAAGGCGCTGATCCAGGCGGTCGTGGTGATCGTCATCGCCGCCCTGCTCGGGGTGGCGATGACCTGGAACCCGCTGCGCCTGCTCGGGGTGGCCGTGGCGGTGGTCCTCGGCTCGGCCTTCTTCTCCTGCCTGTCGATGACCATCGCGGGCATCGTGCTCACCCGCGACCGGCTGATGGGCATCGGCCAGGCCATCACGATGCCGCTCTTCTTCGGCTCCAGCGCCCTCTACCCGGTGGCGATCATGCCGGGCTGGCTCCAGGTGATCAGCAAGGTCAACCCCCTCAGCTACCAGGTCGACGCGCTCCGCGGGCTCCTCCTCGGCACCCCGTCCCACCTGCTCCTCGACTACGGCGTCCTGATCGTCGCCGCGGCCCTGGGCATCGCGGCGGCCTCGTCCCTCCTGGGCCGCCTCGCCCGTTGACCCGGACGACTGAAGCGGCGCGTTCAGCGCCCGGGCGGCAGCGAGGGGTCAGGAGCCCACGGGGTTCACGAACGTGCCCGGGTGGGTGGCGCCGTCCTGGCGGACGATCGAGCCGCCCCAGGGCCACTTCAGCGCGAACTGGGTCTTCTCGTCCGGTGGCGTGATGCGGACCAGGGCCGGCTGGAAGGACTCGGCGGCGGGGGCGGTCGTGGGGAGGATGGTGATGGAGAAGTTCGTGGTGTCCGAGGGCTTGAGCAGGATCTTGGTGGGCGTCGTCGAGGAGCGGGTCAGCGACCAGGTGCCGTCGGTCGCGCGGTCGCCGACGATGTCGACGCCGGGGAAGCCGATGAGCGAACAGGTGTGGCGGCTGATGTTGGTGAAATAGACGGAGGCCCGGGTCTGGGCGGTCGAGTTCATGTCCGGGGCCGCACCGCCGCCGGCGGCGAAGCCCGCCTTGAGGTCACCGGTGTGACACCGGACGATGGACGCGAGATCGACGACCGTGGACGTACCGGAGGTGGACGTATCGGCGTTCGACGGGCCGTCGTCGGACGACGAGGATCCGCTGGCCGTCTCGTTGCCGCCGCTCTTGGCGCTGTCGGTCGCGCCGCCGCTGCCGGCCGAGGGCGTCGCCTTCGGGGCGCCCTTGGTGGGGGCGGGGGCCGGGGTGCTCGGGGCGTGGTTGGGGCGTCCGCTGGATCGCGCGCCGTCCGCCGAGCTCTGGCACGCGACGGCGCCGGTGCTCAGGGCGGCGATGGCGAGTATCGCGGCCCCGTGGCGGGGCAGGCGATTCAGCATGGCGGTCATGGGTACCCGACTCTCTGCGTGCGGTGGCGCGACGATCTCTGTGCGTTCACGCGCGGAACCCGGGCCGCGGTTCCAGCGGACCGCCACCGGCCGCGGGATCGCCGTACCGGGTCGAGCCGCAGGTCAGCCGGAAGCGGCTGTTCCGCACCGGACCGGCGACGCGGAACGCTCAGCGCAGCTGCTGCACGCGCAGGGCCAGTTCCATCTCGAAGCGGGCGTCGGGGTCCTGGAGCCGGTCGCCGAAGAGTTCGTCGAGCTGGCGCAGCCGGTAGCGGACGGTCTGCGGGTGGATGCCGAGCCGGGCGGCCACCTCGTTGGCGTTGCGGCTGCACTGCAGCCAGCAGAGCAGGGTGTCGGCGAGGCGGGCCCGGTACGGCGGGCGCATCCGTTCCAGCGGGCCGAGATGGCGTTCGGCGAGGGCGTCCACCAGGGCCTCGTCCTGGAAGAGCAGCATGGTGGCGAGGTTCTCGGAGCAGCGCACGACCTCGTCGCCCGGCAGGACGTCGCGCCGTGCCAGGGTCAGCGCGTCCATCGCCCAGCGCAGCGACCGGGCGCCCTCGGTCAGTTGGACGGTGGGGCCGAGTGCGGCGCGGTGGCCGTGCAGCGCGGAGTCGACGGCGCGGGTGCGCCCGGGACCGCCCGGGTCGGGGACGACGATGCAGCCGGGCCGCTGGTCGAAGCGGGCCAGGAAGTCCGGCGGCAGGATCGGGTAGAGGGTGTCGCGTTCCCAGTGGTGGTCCACGACGACCACGGCGAGGGAGGTGGGGACCGGCCAGTGGGCGGCGTGGGCGAGATCGCGGATGGCCTCCTCGGTGGGGGGCTGTTCGGCGATCAGCATGTCGAACAGCCGCAGCCGGCGGCGTTGCAGCTCACCCGCCAGATGTAACTGGGCCTCGGCGTACCCGGCGGAGGTGGCCGTGGCGATCTCGTCGATATGGACCAGCGCGGCCTCGCCCAGCAGGCCGAGGACCTCACGCGGCAGGATGTCGGCGTCGGCGAGGCTGACGATGCGGCGCCAGGAGATCCGGGCGCCGATGCGGAGCGCGCCCTGGAAGGAGTCGAGGCTGCGGCCCTCCCTGGCCTCCCCGCGGCCGATACCGCGGTAGATGTTGATGACTTCCTGCGCGCTGATGCCCGGGGTGGAGAGGCGGTCCAGCAGGAGGTTCAGACCTAATTCCACGCCGGTGTGGATGGTTTTCGTGTAGGTGTCGTTCGTCGGGCGGTCGTACTCGGGAATCTCGGCCTGGATGGCTGCGACCACCTCCTTCCGGATCGCGTCGAGGAAGGGCCGGAGATGGTGGGCGAGCTCCGGGGGGATCCGGCTGAACGGCTCATCTGCCAGTTCTTGGGTCTGTCGCACCGTGGCGGAGTTCCTTCCGCTTATTGGTTCGATTGCTTGCGACGGTACTCCCCGGACGTCGCTGCCCGCCACGGTGCCTGACGGAGCATCAGATTATGATGTCTTGTCACTTGAGTGACAACGAGTCCCCGTTGAGGTGGCCTTCCGGCACAGCCGGTGTCCGCCGGCGGAGGGCGAGGAACGTCACCAGGGCGCCGCACAGCACACAGCCGGCCGCGAGTCGCAGGCCCGACGCGTAGCCGTGGAGGAACGCGGTACGCGGATCGGAACCGGCGGCGAGTTCCGCGCTCCGGGTGTGCGTCAGGACGACGCCGACCAGGGCGATGCCGAAGACCCCGGAGATCTCCCGGGCCGCGCTGACCACCCCGGACGCCATGCCGTTGTGGGAGGCCGGCACCGAGGCGAGGGAGCGGACCGTCAGTGGCGTGGTGAGGGCGGAGCCCGCGCCGATCAGCAAAAGCCCCGGCTGCAGGCCGAGCCAGCTCGTCCGCAGACCGGTCGCGGACACCTGCACCAGCCCCCACGCCACCAGCACCAGACCGGCCGCGATCACCCGGTGCGCGCCCCAGGCCGCGCAGAGCCGTTCCGCGAACGGCGTCAGGGCCAGCAGCGCGAGCGCGAGCGGCAGGAAGGCGAGACCGGCCCTGGTCGCGGAGAACCCGAGCACCTGCTGCAGATACAGCGTGGTGAAGAAGAACACGCCGTTGACGCCGATGCCCCAGAGCACCTGCGCGGCCGTGCCGCCGCTGAGGAGACGGTCACGGAAGAGGCCCAGTTCGAGCAGCGGCGCCGCCCTGCGGATCTCCAGGGCCACGAACAGCCGGCCCGTCAGCGCCGCTGCGAACAGACACTGGGGCACCGGCCACCGGGTGAAGCCGTGCGCCCCGCCCTCCAGCAGTCCGTAGGCCAGCAGATACAGCGCCGCACTCGACAACACGACCCCGGGCCCGTCGAGTCGGCGCAGCGCGGACGGGCCCGGGCGGCGTACGGCCGCCGGTACCGCGCCGGCCAGCAGCAGGCCCAGGACGCCGAAGGGCACGTTCAGGAAGAACACCCAACGCCAGCCCCAGCGCTCGGTGATGAAACCGCCGAGCACCGGCCCCAGGGCCAGTGCGACCGCCAGCGCCGCGGTCCACAGCCCGACCGCGAGCGAACGGCGCGCCGCGGGCAGGTGGCCGGTGATCACCGCCAGCGTCGCGGGGATCACCAGCGCGGCCCCGGCGCCCTGCACGGTCCTGGCCGCGATCAGTGTCGGGCCGTTCGCCGCGAGGCCGCCCGCCACCGAGGCGGCCGTGAAGACCGTCAGCCCCGTGATCAGCACCGGGCGGCAGGACAGCAGGTCGGCGAGCCGGCCGCCCGCCAGCAGCAGCGCGCCGAAGCTCAGAACGTAACTGGTGCCCACCCACTCCAGATCCGGCAGATCGAGGCCCAACGCCCGCTGTACGGAGGGCAGCGCGACGTTGACGACGGTGTTGTCCAGCGTCGTGATGAACCCGGTCACCGCGATCCCCAGCATGATCGGCAGCGTCCTGCCCCGGTCCACCGGCGGCTCCTCTCCCGGGGTCAGGGGCAACCGGACCTGGCGGGTCCTGTGCTCGGGGCCGTCCGACCCTAACCACCGCACCCGCCGTTCGGCTTGTCATCGGAGTGACAGAAGGCGGACGGGTGGCTGTCACCCCCCGCTCTAGTGGCCCGGCAGCCGGAAGCGGAACCTGTTGCCCCCATGACGCTCCAGAATTCCGGATCCCCCCTCCGGGAAGGAGAGCCGCGCATGACCCGTTTCGCCGAGTTCGAGTCCCGTCGCGCCCAGGTTCTGCGAGGAGGCTCACCAGCGGCCGTGGAGCGCCAGCACAGCCGCGGCCGGCTCACCGCACGGGAGCGCATCGACCTGCTGCTCGACCCCGGCTCCTTCACCGAGACCGACGCCTTCGTCCGGCACCGCTGCACCGCCTACGGCATGGACGCCTCCCGCCCCGACGGCGACGGGGTCGTCACCGGCCACGGCACCGTCGACGACCGACCGGTCGCGGTGTTCGCGCAGGACGCCACCGTGTTCGGCGGAAGCATGGGGGAGGCCTTCGGCGAGAAGGTCCTCAAGATCATGGACCACGCGCTGAAGGTCGGCTGCCCCGTGATCGGCCTCAACGACTCGGGCGGCGCGCGCATCCAGGAGGGGGTCGTCGCCCTCGCCCACTACGCGGAACTCGTCCACCGCAACGTCATGGTCTCCGGGGTGATCCCCCAACTGTCCATGATCCTCGGCCCGTGCGCGGGCGGCGCCGCGTACTCACCGGCGCTCACCGACTTCACCGTCATGGTGCAGGACATCTCCCACATGTTCGTCACCGGCCCCGACGTCATCCACTCGGTGACGGGGGAGGAGACCACGGCCGAGGAACTGGGCGGCGCCCGCACCAGCTCCGCCGTCAACGGCACCGCCCACTACCTCGCCCACGACGAGGCCGACGCCTTCGACTTCGTGCGCGGGCTGCTCTCCTACCTGCCCGCCAACAACCGTGAGGCACCACCGCGCTACCGGCAGCACTCCGACCCCGGCATCACCGCGACGGACCGGGAACTCGACGAGATCGTCCCCGCCAACCCCGGGCACGCCTACGACATGCGGGAGATCCTGCGGCGCGTCGTGGACGACGGCGAACTGCTGGAGATCCAGGAACTGTTCGCACCGAACATCATCTGCGCCTTCGGCCGGGTCGAGGGCTCATCGGTGGGCCTCGTCGCCAACCAGCCGCTGCACTCCGCCGGCGCCCTGGACATCAACGCCTCCGAGAAGGCCGCCAGGTTCGTGCGGTTCTGCGACGCCTTCGGCATCCCGATCCTCTCCTTCGTCGACGTCCCCGGCTACCTCTCCGGCGTGCGGCTGGAGCACGAGGGCATCGTCCGCCGGGGCGCCAAGCTGCTGTACGCGTACGCCGAGGCCACCGTGCCCGCCATCACCGTCGTCGTCCGCAAGGCCTACGGCGGCGGCTACGCCGTCATGGGGTCCAAGCACCTCGGCGCCGATCTCAACCTGGCGTGGCCGACCGCGCAGATCGCCGTCATGGGAGCGCAGGGCGCGGTCGCCGTCCTGCACCGCAAGGAACTGCGCGACGCCGAGGACCCGGAACTGCTGCGCAAGCAGCTCACCGCCGAGTACGAGAACGAGTACGCCACCCCGTACCTGGCCGCGGAGCGCGGCTACCTCGACGCCGTCATCCTCCCGCACGAGACCCGCGGCCGAATCGTCCGCGGACTGCGGTCGCTGCACGGAAAACACCGGCCCGCACCGCAGCGCCAGCACGGCAACATCCCCCTCTGAACGACCCGTCCCCCGGTACCGCGGATCCCCCCACCGGTCCCACGGAACCACCTCCTCCGAGAGCGGCCCCCCTCGCGCCGCC from the Streptomyces sp. RKAG293 genome contains:
- a CDS encoding ABC transporter substrate-binding protein → MFRQRMISGLATLVVLAAAATACGGSSKDSGGQGDTLTVISPSAPASLDPAKANVGSDNWFVNLAYDTVLRQGQDGKTGPALATKWGYVGTGNREFDFTLRDGVKFADGTAMTAQTVAASLNYTRKNGLNVSWTSAIDSVTATGPLTVRIHCSSPHPNVPQLLNQILLVGSVISPAGLANAGKMGTQSFGAGPYVLDTAHTATGDHYTYTPNPNYWDKTKIHWKKVIIKIVANPNSALQAVKTGQADVLGITANQVDTATSGGLSVIRSPNAFLGIDLVDRDGVLSKPLKDVRVRQALNYAVDRESITKALFQQYGHATDQISLPGLDGFAADYDNHYSYDPAKAKQLLAAAGYPNGFPLHMETQNFFGIDLVTQAVVQQWKQIGVTATVTTDTSIGQWLGNATSKKFPALGFGYGGASTYTLLLDWMLPHPTAFNPFASQDPALTAMLATAAAAPQEQQPALYQNVMRRVVDQAWFVSVLRTDGIYAFNSKKLKGFAVAPSYLPDLAWATAPK
- a CDS encoding DUF4397 domain-containing protein, which codes for MTLPVRRPAAVLLSAALCTAVLAGPAAATANAAPAQPGGWLRLAHFSPGAPAVDVYLYPFGGSKAALVLKNVAYGDASPYETVAGGQYTVAMRVAGAAASVAPVISATVRVEQGKAYTVAGLGPGSALELRTLDDQLSAPQDRAGIRVIQASLSQPSVAVQVADNGPSRLRFPTSTPYSTVRAGATAVKVTAGSASTSRTLQLAGRSTHTLVVLSSSGAAPKLLDLTDSSGPATQPGGGVEAGLGGLSKPAATATGAGGSSSGLPAVAGWAAALVLGLGALLFAARRLRRS
- a CDS encoding class F sortase; the encoded protein is MGRHARPRPPHRIALGSLALLGAASAVGGAVGLGPHLMRADAPAGGDRAVRMAVPAPGPDPVGTTPPGPSPAVAPHPSSLSIPAIQLRTALETLGLSPTGTLQVPVRPERAGWFDGGPVPGQVGPAVVVGHVDSVDGPAVFARLSSLRPGDVITVGLGDGGSVRFRVTAVRRFAKDRFPTAEVYGPQPDAQLRLITCGGAFDGHHYPDDIVVFARLAGTP
- a CDS encoding MarR family transcriptional regulator, whose protein sequence is MTAAEFPDALADALAGVQRLIRRRLRGGLTVPRLRGAQVELLQLVAARPGIRVSAAAKELYLAGNSVSTLVNQLVRDGYLLRETDPDDRRSALLQITPAARTRLRDWKSRRDALVREQVARLDAADRAALEAALPALRRLAQNLHEEAEGT
- a CDS encoding ATP-binding cassette domain-containing protein, with amino-acid sequence MDQEAVDRAVVDRAAHAPGPAEPDAVTCSGLEYAFGETKAVDGLDLSVRAGEVFGLLGPNGAGKTTAIRCITTLLPVPGGMVRVFGHDVAKERMAVRRLLGYVPQQLSADSGLTGRENVALFARVFDVSRRERAARVGQALEAVDLTDAADRLAKTYSGGMIRRLELAQALVSAPRLLMLDEPTIGLDPIARTSVWEHINAVRAATGMTVLVTTHYMDEADQYCDRVALMHRGRIRALGTADELRSDLRDRRRASGDDDAAPTLEDVFRDVAGSGLDEQGGDFRDVRSTRRTASRVG
- a CDS encoding ABC transporter permease; protein product: MSAAPAAPRPVSAESALPGRLDLLLVPPRARTGWRVLPARVGAMCVVELQKLRHDRTELYTRAIQPALWLLIFGETFTRIKAIPTGGIPYIDYLAPGIIAQSAMFIAIFYGIMIIWERDAGILTKLLVTPTPRSALITGKAFAAGVKALIQAVVVIVIAALLGVAMTWNPLRLLGVAVAVVLGSAFFSCLSMTIAGIVLTRDRLMGIGQAITMPLFFGSSALYPVAIMPGWLQVISKVNPLSYQVDALRGLLLGTPSHLLLDYGVLIVAAALGIAAASSLLGRLAR
- a CDS encoding DUF4232 domain-containing protein, giving the protein MLNRLPRHGAAILAIAALSTGAVACQSSADGARSSGRPNHAPSTPAPAPTKGAPKATPSAGSGGATDSAKSGGNETASGSSSSDDGPSNADTSTSGTSTVVDLASIVRCHTGDLKAGFAAGGGAAPDMNSTAQTRASVYFTNISRHTCSLIGFPGVDIVGDRATDGTWSLTRSSTTPTKILLKPSDTTNFSITILPTTAPAAESFQPALVRITPPDEKTQFALKWPWGGSIVRQDGATHPGTFVNPVGS
- a CDS encoding helix-turn-helix domain-containing protein, encoding MRQTQELADEPFSRIPPELAHHLRPFLDAIRKEVVAAIQAEIPEYDRPTNDTYTKTIHTGVELGLNLLLDRLSTPGISAQEVINIYRGIGRGEAREGRSLDSFQGALRIGARISWRRIVSLADADILPREVLGLLGEAALVHIDEIATATSAGYAEAQLHLAGELQRRRLRLFDMLIAEQPPTEEAIRDLAHAAHWPVPTSLAVVVVDHHWERDTLYPILPPDFLARFDQRPGCIVVPDPGGPGRTRAVDSALHGHRAALGPTVQLTEGARSLRWAMDALTLARRDVLPGDEVVRCSENLATMLLFQDEALVDALAERHLGPLERMRPPYRARLADTLLCWLQCSRNANEVAARLGIHPQTVRYRLRQLDELFGDRLQDPDARFEMELALRVQQLR
- a CDS encoding MFS transporter, translated to MDRGRTLPIMLGIAVTGFITTLDNTVVNVALPSVQRALGLDLPDLEWVGTSYVLSFGALLLAGGRLADLLSCRPVLITGLTVFTAASVAGGLAANGPTLIAARTVQGAGAALVIPATLAVITGHLPAARRSLAVGLWTAALAVALALGPVLGGFITERWGWRWVFFLNVPFGVLGLLLAGAVPAAVRRPGPSALRRLDGPGVVLSSAALYLLAYGLLEGGAHGFTRWPVPQCLFAAALTGRLFVALEIRRAAPLLELGLFRDRLLSGGTAAQVLWGIGVNGVFFFTTLYLQQVLGFSATRAGLAFLPLALALLALTPFAERLCAAWGAHRVIAAGLVLVAWGLVQVSATGLRTSWLGLQPGLLLIGAGSALTTPLTVRSLASVPASHNGMASGVVSAAREISGVFGIALVGVVLTHTRSAELAAGSDPRTAFLHGYASGLRLAAGCVLCGALVTFLALRRRTPAVPEGHLNGDSLSLK